The following nucleotide sequence is from bacterium.
AAGGGCTCTCTTTTCTTGCTTGGAGCAACAGCTTTGGAAAACTTCGGAGTTGAGGTAGATCCAATTCAAAAAAAGCTGAAGCCAATCTTAGCAATTATTGGAAGCTTCATGGCTTCACAATAACAATTGCTAACAACTCGCTGCAGCCGACCTCGCTTACGCTCGGCGGCTGAGCTTGGTCGTTAGGCAACAATGAAAAGAATCTTTATTCTGTTTGGAATCTTAGGGTCTATAGTTATAGCTATTTTTGTCTATATCAACTGGGGACAAAAAGAAGAAAGAATATCATATTTTTCAAACATAAGAGATGTTAAACTTTCAATTTCTAGACCCTATTATACATTTATGACTTACAACATCCAGCTGGGATTTAATAGATACAGTGATCCATGGGATAAAAAACAGATTGGAGGGACAGAAGATAATCTTATGCACATTGTTAAAGCGATAAAGTCAGTTGATCCTGATGTGGTTGCACTTCAGGAAGTGGCAAAAGATCGCTCAAATACAAAGATTAAAACCCAGATTGAATTTCTTGCTGAAAAGCTGAATATGAATTATGCGTATGGAGCTCATGGGGAAAATACTCCTGGAGGATTTTTATCACGAGGATTATGGGGCAATGCTATATTATCCAAGTACAAGATTTTGAATATCCAAAATCATGAGATATTCTACAAAGATAGAGGGAGCCGAAGAAGTTGTCTTGAGGCTACCATTCAATTTCCCCAAGGTCCAGTGACGGTATTTTCTACTCACTTCAGATTTGACGATTTTAAAGGAGAGGTGAGAAACACAGTAGATCTAATAGAAAAATCTATAAATCCTATTGTATTAATGGGAGATTTCAATCTTCTCCCAGCAGACAAACTATTAATTCCTATTTTAGAAAAGTTGTCTGACACTTGCAAAAAAGTCCATAATGAGAATTCGCTATTTGTGCAACAATATGGAA
It contains:
- a CDS encoding endonuclease/exonuclease/phosphatase family protein is translated as MKRIFILFGILGSIVIAIFVYINWGQKEERISYFSNIRDVKLSISRPYYTFMTYNIQLGFNRYSDPWDKKQIGGTEDNLMHIVKAIKSVDPDVVALQEVAKDRSNTKIKTQIEFLAEKLNMNYAYGAHGENTPGGFLSRGLWGNAILSKYKILNIQNHEIFYKDRGSRRSCLEATIQFPQGPVTVFSTHFRFDDFKGEVRNTVDLIEKSINPIVLMGDFNLLPADKLLIPILEKLSDTCKKVHNENSLFVQQYGTCGNPGGKPINCPFCGKPLPFGCRIDNIFISPELFEVVDVGLIPKEYWEVSDHVAYFAQLRFKK